CAATCATACCCGAGAAGACGAAGGACCCGACCGGGAGGGCCAGCGTCAAGAAGTTGTATAGAGCTCCAAACTTTTTAAGACCAAAGAGCTCAGAGGCGGTAGCTGGGACAATAGCCCAGTGAGCACCGTACCCGAGACCGATCAAGAGAGTGCCAATGTACATAGCTCCAGGCCATCCGAAGGCAAAACAAACATGTCCCACGGACATTACTATCTGAGCAACGGCCATTGCTACAGGCCTTGGGTACGCATAGTCCCTtcacattatttaaaaataaaaattcagacACAATAGTAGTATATTTAACAGTATATTTAACTGAAACTAGGAGTTTCCTGCTCCATAAGCAGTactaatagtttaaaaaattatagctatgttcaaaataaataatattaacagtATATTTAACTGAAATAgctttaaaagttaataactctatgtatatactttttattattttttttaaaaaaattaagcattAAATTTAGTagaatatctaaaattttaaagttttacaccataattttatatatatatatatatatatatatattgtttctaAATTAACCCTTTTTTTTCGGACCATTCCACTTAAACATTGCTATGAGATTGACAACAAACCTGACAACGAGCTCAGAGAAATAACCGCCGGAGATACGTCCAAGGAAGTTCCAAATGCTGATCATAGACACAAACACGTGAGTGTTGTCATAACCAAGAGACTGACTCATCTGACCAAGATTGTCTATTACAGTCAAACCGGAACCACCACCGAGCAGAAGTGAGAAGAATATCAGCCAGAAGTCTGCCTTCACGAGTGCCTGCATTAGAGTAAAATCTTCACCTCTGTGTGGCCCTCTCCTTCCCTTCACCCGGACTGCTCCTTCCGCAGCTGCCTGCATTGCATTTAGGGGTGGATACAAATCAAATAATATCAATTTTTTGGTATTTGTGATTACAAAACCGGATATCAGCTTCTTACAAACTTTAGTATTTATGATTTGCTTTGTTTTTAAtagatattgatttttagtaattttttctACTCCGGAACTTCGGATTTTTTCGAATTGAATAGAAACAAATAACAAATCGActcaaatttaacggataaaatgcCATTCCGTACCTGCATTAGCTGTGCTTGCAAATGAGCAATTCTCTTATGCCTCTCTGAAGCAGGAAGCAAATCCACATCTCTTGGTTTTTCATCTTCCACTTCACTCAGGATCAAGTCAGGTGTCCGGAGCCCCGGATCTTGGTCGCCTTCCCGTTTAGGTACAAGTGGTTCCTCCACCATATCAGCAGGACCGTTCGAATCACTGAAGAAACTTGTCATGATTGGGACCAAGACCGGTGCAAGAAGAATGAAAAACAGCACAACGGTGAACGCGGTGACAACGTTGAGGCTAACGACGACCAGATCTTCGATAAGCATAACGGCCATGAGATAAACCGCGAGGAGAATGCAAACGCCGTAGATGAAAGTAAAGCTAAATCCATCTGTTGGACGAATCTGCCTGTGACCACCAACGGGTCTGATGAAGAACATTAGCGGAATAACGACAACCGCAGGGGCAACGGCGACCATGAAAATGAGAGAGGCGGGGTCGGGAGAGTTGATGACTGTGTATATCTGAGAGAGCATTGCACCGCCTAGGCCGGCGAATCCTTTGAGGATGCCCACCACTGGACCTCGGCTCTTGGGGAAGTTTTGAACGCCAGAGACTAGCGACGCTGTGTTGAAGTAGGTTTCTCCGTTGTTCCCAACGAATATGAGAATACACATCTGAAAAAACATACAAGAAGAAGTTGTGTCAGCACAACTTAATAGGAAAAGTCAATAGCTTTACCAGAAACAGAGCAATTCCAATGAAAACAGAACAAGAGATGAGAAAGTAAAAAAGAGTAAAACTTTAGTGGATTTGACAGTGACTTATGAGTAACCAAACAACTTAAAAAGCATATACTAATCCTCTTTAACACTTCTCCCAGTAAGCCAGCCAATCTAACTACATTCATCATAGGAGAAGTCAATAGCTTTCCCCAGAAACAGAGCAATTCTAATGAAAACAGAACAAGAGATGAGAAAGTAAAAAAGAGTACACTTTCATGGGATTTGACAGTGACTTATGAGTAACCCAAACAACCTTAAAAGCATATACTAATCCTATTAACACTTCTCCCAGTAAACCAGCCAATCTAACTACATTCATCATAGGAAAAGTCAATAGCTTTCCCCAGAAAACAGAGCAATTCCAAAGAAAGCAGAACAAGAGAATGAGAAAAGGGAAAAAGAGCGAAAATTTCATGGGCTTTGAAAGTGACTTATGAGTAACCAAACAACCTTAAAAGCATATACTTTCCGAGATTCTCTCAGACAATAGTTGAATTAATAGAAAGTCTCCAACTTTTTCACCAATCAAAAAACATAAACAGATGAATCTGAAGGGAACAgtttaagagagagagaataagaATGAAACTCACAGCCCATAGAGGAAGAATCGGAGCACGGCCAGTGACGATAAGCCAAACCCATCCATAACCAACGAGGTTCTGAACAGCGCCGACGAGAAGAGCAGCCCAGAGAGGCAACATCTCCGAGAGATACCCTGCGATGAAGCCGACACTGTCGCCAAGATCCTTCGCCACTCCTAGTCTGGCGAGCTCCTTCTGGTTGTAGTTAAGGGAGCTTTTGATTACCGGAGAAATGCTTCCGAACAAGTAACCAATACCGGCGCAAGACTGTATCCACATGGCGGCAACGAAGACAAGCCATCGGTTGTTTATGAAAGATACGAACTTTTCTCGCGTTGTTGACGCCATTGAAGAAGAATCAGAGATCAAAAGGACAACAGATCGGTgaaaaaaaaggttttgttttttttggggtGTCTGATTGTCTATTTGTATGTCTTTTTTTATCgctttataagttttaaattataaaaagacaaCCAGACATTGAGACATACTGTAAGAAGGGGATCGTAAAGACTGTAAATAGAGCACGCCAACAAAGCTGAGTGATTAAGTTTGTTGATTAGTAGtaaataatatgattaaaacTTATTaagtgcatttttttttttttttttttttgaaacaaaacttATTAAGTGCATAGATCTACAAATTAAGGAAGAAGACGTGTA
Above is a window of Brassica napus cultivar Da-Ae chromosome A10, Da-Ae, whole genome shotgun sequence DNA encoding:
- the LOC111201480 gene encoding protein NUCLEAR FUSION DEFECTIVE 4-like, which gives rise to MASTTREKFVSFINNRWLVFVAAMWIQSCAGIGYLFGSISPVIKSSLNYNQKELARLGVAKDLGDSVGFIAGYLSEMLPLWAALLVGAVQNLVGYGWVWLIVTGRAPILPLWAMCILIFVGNNGETYFNTASLVSGVQNFPKSRGPVVGILKGFAGLGGAMLSQIYTVINSPDPASLIFMVAVAPAVVVIPLMFFIRPVGGHRQIRPTDGFSFTFIYGVCILLAVYLMAVMLIEDLVVVSLNVVTAFTVVLFFILLAPVLVPIMTSFFSDSNGPADMVEEPLVPKREGDQDPGLRTPDLILSEVEDEKPRDVDLLPASERHKRIAHLQAQLMQAAAEGAVRVKGRRGPHRGEDFTLMQALVKADFWLIFFSLLLGGGSGLTVIDNLGQMSQSLGYDNTHVFVSMISIWNFLGRISGGYFSELVVRDYAYPRPVAMAVAQIVMSVGHVCFAFGWPGAMYIGTLLIGLGYGAHWAIVPATASELFGLKKFGALYNFLTLALPVGSFVFSGMIASSIYDMEAERQAHGSVFNPDDVLKCEGSICYFLTSLIMSGFCIVACILSMILVRRTKSVYTQLYGKTRA